The Quercus lobata isolate SW786 chromosome 9, ValleyOak3.0 Primary Assembly, whole genome shotgun sequence region AAcatacttttatatattttctaggATTGTTTCCTCTCGcaatggaaaaaaaagatttgattttgataCCTCTTTCCCAAAAGTGAAATATCACAAAAGAGTTTATATGACAATCATGAGtatactattatatatatatatatatatatatatcgcataattatatcatatcaaactatcaaatcaaaaccaattaTTCACATGTTTTTTTAACATCACCATtacatgaaaatataatttaaaatatttcgTTACATAACAAGATAACAAGGAGTCCATTAATTTAGGATGAATCAATAGTTGAGTCTAATAGGACTAAATTTCAAAGatcaaatcaagaaaaaaataagaagaatcaaattaatttctcaaaattttcacggcaatatacaatatcaaatcaaatttcaaatttcaaatttaataaaaagtacCCATAAAATGCCAATATTTTGTTCACATATTGGCCCATATCAACATTTATCAAAAATTGAGTGAAATGGACCTAAACGGGTGGATTAGACTAAAATGGGGTAGGAATTTAGGTTGAGATGGAATTTGGTTGATTCTTACCGATTGATTAATTAGCACATAATTTTTTCAccggaatggaatggaattgatAACTTTAATTTTATTCCATGTTCTCCACATGAAAATGACTAAACAATGCCATTAAATTACATGACTCTTGGTTAAGTTATATCTTTTACTATATTCCAATTTAGTAGCATGCATGCATACTTACGTTAccttaatattattttaagataTTATACAAAATCAACTAATAAGCATTAATAcattttgtgtatatatatttctcaaaTATATTTTGAGTATATATACAAAATCAACTAATAAGCATCATAAGATCTCATGTTTTTATTCAATTTGAAATGTTAgaagatttgaaatactttcgGTCTATCTTCTGAAGTTAATGACAACCTTATGATCCATAAAAGCATGAACTTTATATACAATCATTAATTTCTGTCACATATTTTAAGCCCtaaatgttacattttttttgtagCTGCTTCTACAAAATATGTATCTCATATGCTTGAATTACCCCTTCTAAGGTTCTCCTTTTGGTTTCTTGCAATTTCTTGAGACCATAATTCGTGCCAGCTTGAAACCTTTCCCTGAATTCATAAAATCCGGTGCAGATACCTTCGATTGCAAATGTGATGAGTATGACAAGTGACAGCCTCAGATTCCTGGGCTATGATAATTCACGAATCCCCTTGAGTTTCAATTTCACCGCCAACTTGGCATCTTCAGTCTGCATTGCAATCAAGTCACTATCACAATAGGGTAACATAAAAGCCTAGATGAATTTGGGCATGTTAATCCGAGGTAAATCTTACTCATGATCAATTGTTCATAAAATGCTCAAATTTAAACGACTGTATACTTCATGTTTAAGAATTAGTAGGGGGATAGTAATTGAAGAGTAACATAGAGCATATGGTACCTTGGTTCTCTTCTTGCATGGGTCAGATCTGCAGATTCTGGTAATGCAATCTGGAAATGTTGATCAAATTGTTATATGATGGCacaatttcatgattttttattcCAATTAATAAAAGAGAATAACATAAGATAGAATGGATAAGGAATAAAATCATGTCCTAATTTTCTGCAGTAATTTCCAAACCCTTTGAAGAAAGAATAGAAATATGACCTTAGGAACTGGTTTTGGATTTGGAGCCTTGTGAATGGTGAACAAGGTAGATGATGCATATTTTGAATCTTTTCCAAGCCCAACATTACTTTTCTCGTCTCCCTGCACACAAACAAAATGCAAGCATGATCTGTGCATCCAACACTGAAAATTCCTCTATACATAGCAAACAGAAGAATGTTCATTACCAGAATGCATGCCTCTTCAAActaaacataacaaaaacataGTTTCATAAATCAGTCATGTCTTAGGCATTAAGGTATAGATTTACGATTAAACTCAAGTATTATTGAACAATATGATCGAACCTCGTCAATCATAAAACTACATTTCATCGTCCGCGCCATAAATCTCTTCAAGTAACAAGCCAAAAATTCTAGCAAGAACCAGCACAGCTTTTCATTGTCATTGTATTGATGTCTTGGTAGGCCACATTTGTGATCCAGGTGATGGAGGTGTAACATACTGTCAGTAATACCAAATCTCTAACTAAATCACTAAAGATGGATAAGAAATTAACTTGCCCATCTTCTCCAAATTGGAGATCCTATAATAGGTAGTAGCCTAGAAACCATTAGAGATGTCATGAACCTATACTAAATACTTTAAAATGATGCTTCATGAATTAATTTTGTAAATGCAATCCTTACAACCAAAGTTCTCTATGATCCTGAGATTCCTAGTGTATGCAAGATCTTTTGACCATTTCAATGTGTTCAAGCTAATGGACGCTGAGATTAGGATAATTCTAAGTCCAATGGTCCAAGCTTCCTAGAGGAACCTAGTTAAAACGATCACATCTTTAAAATGCAGAAACGTCGTACGCAAATGTATGCATGCTTAACTAAATCATATCCAGTAGGAATTACCTTTTTCTGCAGTCCTTTGACATTACTCTTTTGCTCAGCTTCAATTCCATAATTTTGATTTACATTATTCTGAGCACGAAGGTTCATAGACCTTTTGTATTTCCAAACCATTAGAATATCACacaagcaaagaaaaatcagaaaaaagaaaaaaaaatggtggtgACAGTATCTGAGGAAAACAAATGTAAATGGATATAGcacattacattattttcgGTCTTTGGTTCTCGGATACTCTGCCATTGGCTCTAATTTGGCAGCCACTGGGCTCTAAAGGCTTTCTACCAACTCCATCACAGCTCCTGAAAATGAACAAACAATTCAGATTAGTGAGGGAGTGAGGGGAGGGAGAGGGGTTTGGGGGGAAAGGGggttgttgagagagagagagagagagagagagagagagagagagagagaagcattCTAATTGGTGAAACCAGACCTCCTGTTATCCAGAGCTTTCTTTCTCAAACCACCAGTAACAGAAGCCTTCTTTGTAGTGCTCTGCATATATAGTTGAACGCAACCAGCAAGAAAAGCCATCAGCAGAGGAACTAAAATTCAATATGAATACAACCATGATAGTCTACCTGGGTGGATCGTTCATGGAGTGGCAACTTTGTTGGGAACTTGTCTACTGACCCTTTGGAAGTTGAAATTTCCTTCACCTGACCAACTATACTAATGGGTGAAGATGTCACTGAGCTAGCCCTCACTAATGAAGTGCGCAGAACAGCGGCATTGGGGCGTATTTCCGTATTTTGTCTATTTGAGTAAACATTGTTGGAACTAATGTCTTTTGCAATCTTAGGTGTACTTCTTTTGCTTGAAACAAGACCGTTATCTTTCTTGCCAGCAATTTTATCATTGATAGACACTTTCGGCTTCTCAGATAGCTTAACGGCACCTTTGGTAATTCTGTAGTCCAAATGTGTTCTGTTTTCAGCAGACACAACTGTCACCTGGTAGAACAACTTAAAACTGAGTAACAGAAAATCACCTATCTATTGCACATTAGCAAACTTTAGCAACTAACCACAAGTTCAATCAAAATATAAACGGGACCACAACTTGATACAGCAAGAGAGTTCCAATTAACAAGACAATGCATACAGCAGTATAACAGCTATTTAGTAATCAGGTCTAAACACattaagaattttgtttttggcaGAGTTTCACCATGACTATGAGGCTGTCAAAATCTTCTTCTTacagtattttaatattttttcttacttttcaaTCTCCTATATAATTAATGGAACCGAAAAAAAGGAGACCCTCATTTTATGGATCAGCAAACATGAGAACCACCTtgcaatacataaaaaaaaatttgttggcCTCTAAAGTCTGTTAATAAGTAAATAGTCCTCAAGCAAAGTGAGAATCTTTTCACAGATTTTGATATCATCGGTTAAGGGGAAATGAGACACAAATTAGAAATCCAACATTTTACCTTAGCATTTAGACTCGATGATTGTTTCTTTTGCTTGATGGCATCATGCTTGGCTCTGTCAGAGACAGAGCAGTCATGCTGGGCAGTTTCTGAGCTCTTACTGACTGATGAAGTGGAGGAAGCCTCTTTTACAAAATGTTGGAGTTCAATGGCAGATAAGGACACACTGGTTTCATTTGTCAGGCTAGCTTTGTCATTGTCATTACCACAGCAACCTAATTCCTCTTTGGTAGCATCTTTTGAACTATCCAGAATGCCTCTAGTTGCATCATTCTCTAAGACCTGTCTTTCACTGACATTGATAGGcttcttttcctctttcatGAAGTCAGCATTGACAGCATTTTCCACTTGTGTGATGGTGCTCATTGCCACCAGGCAAGAATCAGGCTGTGTTGCCTGTTGCTGTTCTGCTTGTAATGCCTTCATAgctctaaattttttgtaatattctTCAAAGTATGCCTTCTTTTGAGCAACAAATCCAGGGGCCTTAAACTTCTCCAGCTCCTCCTGACGTCTGTTGTGAGAGAACACTGACCGCTTTTCCCATGCAAGTGATTCGACAGCAAATCTTCCAAAAGATATTGAACCATGATCCAGAATGTCAGAGATGGAAACAACCTGCACGCCAAagtaaaatttagataaaataacaaaaccatACAGCAGAAATGTTAACATAGAACCCAGTAAAAACATCTTATCACATTTAATTTCAAGATTTAGGGCCATCCAAAATTCCCAACTTGAGCCTTTGGACTCAAAAAGGCTAGAGAACAAGAAAagtgggaaaaagaagaagaatcagTGTATGTTTAAATGTCAAATACAAAAGTCAATTGAACTATATCTAGATTACAACAAATATAATGctccaattatattttttttcatttttctcagaTAATTTGGAAACCAAGTAGACTTTTGAAGAGTAGAAATTTGCTATAGTTCTTACAAATTTTCCTTACCAATAAGTCTAAGCCCACAACCAATTTCTCAACTGCTAAGGTGGCAGTTCATGATTGGTATGCAGTAAAAGTGATGTTAGCGGAGTCCCGTGTGAAAATGATATATTAGAAATCATAATCTGCCACCTCAACAAgaaagtgaaatttgttatgCTTGTAGCATCTTTATATACTTACAGATTATTAAGTTACTAACAGACATGGCTGCTACATTGACTTGCCACGTGCATCACACGATCCTACATTCCACAAATTAATTTGTACCACCACATAAAAGCCATTGCAGTTTGCAACAAAATTGTAATAAACTTTGTTTCACCCTTACCATTACTCTAAAGAATATTTAGATGTCCATGTAAAATACAATCAAtctattttcacaaaacatttattaaaaCTCATTTCTCAAGCTTtaaaatttctccaaaaacaGAATAGCCTTCCATCAGAACAATATACTTGCTAATAACATTCCGAAATATTAGATAACTTAACCAAGCCAACCAatgcttcaaaaaaaatttgtgaaagttttagtttttgttcttcaaatattaaaaaggTAATAATTTCATCcttctattttttgttaaagCTACTCCAAGTCACATCTACTTTTTAGGAAAAGGATCCTTTCCATTTGAAAAAAATCTAGTTCATGTTTCAATTATACATCACAAATCTAAAGGTGtacaacttcatttaaaatcAGAACCTTGAAATGGTCTCCATTTCTAGAAACAGAGAAGAGATCATGTTATAGCCTTTTAATGTACAATGTCAACACTTTGTCTATCACATAAAGAATTTCTTTATAGGTAGTCATATGGGTATATTACACGAACCTTTCTCAAGGTTTCACAAAATGACACTCCCCCAAATAATGGACGAAATCACACTCATGAGAAATTATTTGGTACACCGTGTGTATTACACCTCCTTCTCACATGTGGGATCCGCCATTTTGTGAGAGGAAGGTGCAGGACACTAATGTTCATTGCTTCTCAGTCAAATTAAATTGCAGCTGTTTAACTTTATAGTATGAAATCcaaatttgaccaaattttaaGCCTTTCCAAAACTACTTCAAATAGTACAGACAGCTTAATTGAATACTTCAACAATCATTCATATATTTATATCACCATCACAAAAAGCAACTCTATCTTTGACCTTAATCACTTTAccttttattcaatcaataattccccaacaaccaaaaaaagagagaaaaaaaagacagCTATTGAAAGAGTAATTTAGTGTGTACCTGAGATTGTTGGCCCTCTAATGGTACCTCAGTTTGTGACCATTCATTGCCACAATAGctatgatgataatgatgatccATATCAGTTGCCATTTCCCAATTACTCTCTACACCCAGACTACTCTAACAAAACCCCTGTCCAATAATAaccaccaaaagaaaatttagactaaaaaaaaaaacatgggaccaaaatattttctagattgTACCTTACTACAATAAACTTCAACTGTTTCATGAAttttacaaaggaaaaaaaaaatgcaaggaGTACTCACAGTGACAGATAGAGATTCCAAGGTCTTTTAACAGTTGAAAAGTTAGTTACTTCAAACTCATAGTGTATTAAGGATGTGTTTGGCTGTTTATTTTGGGGTTGTTGTTTTGAAGGTTACAGTTACCAGATTGTGGTGTTTTGGTTTGTGAGAAATGAAAAGTGAGCAAAATGGAGAGACAAAGAAAGAGTGAGCAACCAAACTTGTTCTTAAGGGAGTGAAGTGACGTGGCTATGGTGCGGTTACTCACAACCGCTTTTTTTTGCATCTGGGTCCTACTGCCGCCACGTTGCACAGTTGATTTTGTGTGAAAGATATGGGTCCACGATGAAGGGTCGGGTCCAGTGGTTGTTTGTAATATCTGGGGTTTTAATGAATGTGGTGACACGTGTGTGGTTACTATCGGTTGGTGGGTCCCGGCTGCAATATGTGTATATGGGTGTGGTTCTGCCGAATAAgaaagttttgtttatttggttgcttttttttctctttagatGAGaatctttatttgtttatttatttatggtttttgtGTCCAATGGTGGGTGCGTACCCACGTGGATGGACTATGTTAACAAGATGGGTCTTGCATAAGGCTACATGTGATGGAATCATTATGGTAGCCACTTAACAACAATATCACGAGCACattcattttttctaattaattcTATAATCTTGATTTGTGTGATTGGAAgtgatcaattaaaaaaatgtagatcCATGTAAATaagaattggaaaaaaatgTCACTACTCATAATTGTATACATCAACAAATTATAACATTGGACGTGTtagtgtgtgtttttttaaaattaaaagattgtaaatgaaccaatttgtttatgaataatTTGAGCttagtttggaaaaaaaaatatttgtttttgtttgtttgttttgtaaaCAAGCTCTACTCAAGCCTAAGTTTATACTTGACTATTAAATGACACAAGCTCAAACATAGTAATGTGTTTGTGAACAAGCTTGCGAATATAAGTATAAGGTTCAATTTAACCAtatgcaattatattttttatatgtacaattttctaaattttctaaaaaaatagttatatatatttgaaattgtctTGTATATGTTTTGTAAATAGAATTATAcaagatatcaaattattatttatagtttattgataatataaacaatctattcataataaaaattcatagatTTATGAAGGGGTAAAAAATTTAGTCATAGTTTTACAatatatgaaaaagaaataagttaATCAAATAATCAGTGGACAAGTTTAAGcttgttcaacaagaaaatgattgGGGGATAGCAAAGACTCGAAGATCCCAAGCTCAATTCATCATACTATTAGTTCATGGAGTTTTCGAAGTATCTCCTAGTGAAAGAGCAGAATAACTTAATCAAAGGTTGGTACATTATTAGGTCCTAAGCACATGCAAAGATTAGTCTCTTT contains the following coding sequences:
- the LOC115960867 gene encoding uncharacterized protein LOC115960867, which produces MKALQAEQQQATQPDSCLVAMSTITQVENAVNADFMKEEKKPINVSERQVLENDATRGILDSSKDATKEELGCCGNDNDKASLTNETSVSLSAIELQHFVKEASSTSSVSKSSETAQHDCSVSDRAKHDAIKQKKQSSSLNAKVTVVSAENRTHLDYRITKGAVKLSEKPKVSINDKIAGKKDNGLVSSKRSTPKIAKDISSNNVYSNRQNTEIRPNAAVLRTSLVRASSVTSSPISIVGQVKEISTSKGSVDKFPTKLPLHERSTQSTTKKASVTGGLRKKALDNRRSCDGVGRKPLEPSGCQIRANGRVSENQRPKIMSMNLRAQNNVNQNYGIEAEQKSNVKGLQKKGDEKSNVGLGKDSKYASSTLFTIHKAPNPKPVPKIALPESADLTHARREPRLKMPSWR